One stretch of Lacimicrobium alkaliphilum DNA includes these proteins:
- a CDS encoding DEAD/DEAH box helicase, which produces MTSNTDLSFTDLNLPEPVLKALEKVGYEKPSPIQAESIPLIMEGHDLLGQAQTGTGKTAAFALPMLAKIDSSDTTTQLLVLAPTRELAIQVAEAFHTYASFDRNIKVLPIYGGQSYDNQIRPLKRGVQVVVGTPGRIIDHIKKGTLKLDKLKFLVLDEADEMLRMGFIDDVEWILSHAPKERQTALFSATMPDRIRNITNKYLKSPKIVRIASKVSTASTIRQRFCQVAGHHKLEALTRILEVEEFDGIIVFVRTKNATMELAEKLAARGFAVEPLNGDIQQSARERTVDRLKQGKIDILIATDVVARGLDVERISHVINFDIPYDTESYVHRIGRTGRAGRSGEAILFISHREKRMLGAIEKATRQKIEVMTIPSISELNEQRLKRFKQSVIEAMNDDKLEAMISVIEAIQAETEAEPEVLMAALAKLAQGNEPLLLSESDRPDLNARPPRVERPERDRGSRDRPERSPRGRDGKPGDKPRRRSSKPEEGMQRYRLDVGHTHGVKPGNIVGAIANEAGMDSKHIGAIEIHDSYSTVDLPEGMPPEVRQVLQKARVAGQKLGIREWSEEPPKRDKPKFDKPRKERKPKE; this is translated from the coding sequence ATGACCAGTAATACAGATCTCAGCTTTACAGACTTAAACCTTCCCGAGCCGGTACTCAAGGCACTGGAGAAAGTGGGCTATGAAAAGCCCTCTCCGATTCAGGCGGAAAGCATCCCGCTGATTATGGAAGGTCACGATCTGTTAGGTCAGGCTCAGACAGGTACCGGTAAAACCGCGGCCTTCGCCCTGCCCATGCTGGCAAAGATAGACAGTAGCGACACAACCACACAACTGCTGGTGTTGGCACCCACCCGGGAACTGGCCATTCAGGTGGCAGAGGCCTTTCATACTTATGCGAGCTTTGACCGCAATATCAAAGTGTTGCCCATCTATGGCGGACAATCCTATGACAACCAGATCCGGCCGCTGAAAAGAGGCGTGCAGGTGGTAGTAGGGACTCCGGGCAGAATCATCGATCACATCAAAAAAGGTACCCTGAAGCTGGATAAGCTCAAGTTTCTGGTACTGGATGAAGCCGATGAAATGCTCCGCATGGGCTTTATTGATGATGTGGAATGGATTTTAAGTCATGCGCCGAAAGAGCGTCAGACCGCGCTGTTTTCGGCGACCATGCCCGATCGTATCCGGAATATCACCAACAAGTACTTAAAATCCCCAAAAATAGTAAGAATTGCCTCTAAGGTCAGTACCGCCAGCACCATTCGCCAGCGTTTCTGCCAGGTCGCGGGTCATCATAAACTTGAGGCCCTGACCCGGATTCTGGAAGTGGAAGAATTCGATGGGATCATTGTGTTTGTACGTACCAAAAACGCGACCATGGAACTGGCGGAAAAGCTCGCCGCCCGAGGCTTTGCCGTAGAACCCTTAAACGGTGATATTCAGCAAAGTGCCAGAGAACGTACTGTTGATCGTCTCAAGCAGGGTAAAATAGACATCCTGATCGCTACCGATGTGGTGGCCCGGGGACTGGATGTGGAGCGCATCAGCCACGTGATCAATTTCGATATCCCCTATGACACCGAATCTTATGTGCATCGTATCGGCCGTACAGGCCGTGCCGGACGCTCCGGTGAAGCCATATTGTTTATCTCGCACCGTGAGAAGCGCATGTTGGGGGCCATAGAAAAGGCCACCCGTCAGAAAATTGAAGTGATGACCATTCCTTCTATATCTGAGCTGAACGAGCAGCGCCTGAAACGCTTTAAACAATCCGTTATCGAAGCGATGAATGATGACAAGCTGGAAGCGATGATCAGTGTGATTGAAGCTATTCAGGCAGAAACTGAAGCGGAACCGGAAGTGTTGATGGCGGCGTTGGCTAAGCTGGCTCAGGGTAATGAACCGCTGCTTCTGAGCGAATCTGATCGCCCGGATCTTAACGCCCGCCCCCCCAGAGTTGAACGCCCTGAACGTGACCGGGGTAGCAGAGACAGACCTGAGCGCAGTCCAAGAGGACGGGATGGCAAACCCGGTGATAAACCTCGCCGTCGCAGCTCCAAGCCCGAGGAAGGTATGCAGCGCTACCGCCTGGATGTTGGCCATACTCATGGTGTCAAACCCGGTAATATCGTCGGTGCCATTGCCAACGAAGCGGGTATGGACAGCAAGCATATTGGTGCCATCGAAATCCATGACAGTTACAGCACCGTAGATTTACCCGAAGGCATGCCCCCGGAAGTACGGCAGGTATTGCAAAAAGCCAGGGTTGCCGGGCAGAAGCTGGGGATCAGGGAATGGAGTGAAGAGCCGCCAAAACGGGATAAGCCCAAATTTGACAAGCCCAGAAAAGAGCGTAAGCCCAAAGAGTAA
- the prsT gene encoding XrtA/PEP-CTERM system TPR-repeat protein PrsT: MFRIFLIMSFSLALVACSQQSGEQHLEKARGYVADKDYPAAVIELKSALQKSPQLAAARFELGRIYVKQQQFQQAEKELNRAMEYGYPEEEVIPLLSRAYQKTGADVALSKLKNQYAGLSEEEAAEVGFYKLESLVRLERTDDARSLIEQIKSYDTDSPYKSLALTYSYLLDEEVDRAKLQLQEVLNNHPDQPDALTLLGRLYVSEGNRDGAIDAYKQYYAAYPDDHQVSFMLARLLTDAGRTEEAEPIVDKLLKISDTNPLLNQLKGLSRASDGDHKEALKYTEKALMNKGTDPGMRLAAGYSAFQLGDFSTAVQHLSHVASDLPSNHPGLRLLAASQIQLGLTDEAGETLRRLEEVSDQEAQLFSAAGFEMLKEGNIKGAQEMVARSQGLSDSATDLTRLGVLQLSLNDVKGILNLEQALEQEPEQDTTRATLATAYLVTEQYDKAMQLAQEWKEQGDVQGYLLAGTVLRRQGENEQARAEFEQAGQMAPEDPKVRLALIDLALAENNTEQAITSLQQLLDEHPAQIPALSRYFDLMHRQEQSDEGISRIRKGLNSQPDNLQLKILLAHAQLLTGKPEESIKLLVQENADKDLPVKYWDILGQSYLRSNKIKEAINHYDAWLEEHPHNLKAIMGKLFLLDIQNQFEQGLELSKEVMSRYPDDVRLLSVYTHFLLMTGDFEEGRKRFDTLPAKVKASPLGRGLHGRLLAGEGKCAEALPNIQAAYEDKPNYRHLSLAVRCLNQLDKRDESYQLLSEHAERMPQDQASLMMLAEREIPRDMNKAAERYKQVLELNDSNYLALNNLAYLQMKLGNLDDALDKAQRALAQRPEDPAVLDTVAQVLIARKNLSEAEKYLARAAENNNAADEIYLNYVELLFERGRTELAKRKLEQREYRQESAIKRADELKQKHQ, from the coding sequence GTGTTTCGTATATTCTTGATTATGTCTTTTAGCCTGGCTTTGGTGGCATGCAGCCAACAAAGCGGTGAACAGCATTTGGAAAAGGCCCGGGGCTATGTAGCAGATAAAGATTATCCTGCCGCGGTGATTGAACTTAAAAGCGCGCTGCAAAAGTCGCCTCAGCTTGCCGCGGCGAGATTTGAACTTGGCCGTATCTACGTCAAGCAGCAGCAATTCCAGCAGGCGGAGAAAGAGCTGAATCGCGCTATGGAATATGGTTATCCCGAGGAAGAAGTCATTCCTTTGTTGTCCAGGGCATACCAGAAAACCGGTGCCGACGTGGCCCTGAGCAAACTGAAAAACCAGTACGCGGGCTTAAGCGAGGAAGAAGCCGCAGAAGTGGGCTTTTACAAACTGGAATCGCTGGTCAGGCTGGAACGCACAGACGATGCGCGGTCGCTGATTGAACAAATCAAAAGTTATGATACAGACTCACCTTATAAGTCCCTGGCTCTGACCTATTCCTATTTGTTGGATGAGGAAGTTGACCGGGCTAAGTTGCAGTTACAGGAAGTTCTTAACAACCATCCCGACCAGCCTGATGCCCTGACTTTACTGGGGCGGTTGTATGTCAGTGAAGGCAACCGTGACGGTGCTATCGATGCCTATAAGCAATATTACGCTGCTTATCCTGACGATCATCAGGTTAGCTTTATGCTGGCGCGGCTGCTCACCGATGCAGGGCGAACAGAAGAAGCCGAACCCATTGTTGATAAATTGTTGAAGATCAGCGATACCAATCCATTGCTGAATCAGTTGAAAGGCCTGAGTCGTGCCAGTGATGGTGACCACAAGGAAGCCCTCAAATACACTGAAAAAGCCCTGATGAATAAAGGCACGGATCCTGGAATGCGCCTGGCTGCGGGTTATAGCGCCTTTCAGCTCGGGGATTTCAGTACTGCGGTACAGCACCTTTCTCATGTGGCCAGTGATTTACCCTCTAATCATCCTGGTCTTAGACTCCTGGCAGCCAGCCAGATCCAACTGGGGCTGACCGATGAAGCCGGTGAAACGCTGCGGCGTCTGGAGGAAGTCTCTGACCAGGAAGCACAACTGTTTTCAGCCGCCGGATTTGAAATGCTCAAAGAAGGCAATATCAAGGGCGCGCAGGAAATGGTGGCCCGTTCCCAGGGGCTGAGTGATTCTGCTACCGATCTTACCCGCTTAGGTGTATTACAACTCTCCCTTAATGACGTAAAGGGTATTCTGAATCTTGAGCAGGCATTGGAGCAGGAGCCTGAGCAGGATACAACCAGAGCGACACTGGCAACAGCCTATCTGGTAACAGAACAATATGACAAAGCCATGCAATTAGCCCAGGAGTGGAAAGAGCAGGGTGATGTGCAGGGATATTTGCTTGCCGGCACAGTACTGAGACGCCAGGGTGAAAATGAGCAGGCCCGGGCTGAGTTCGAACAGGCCGGGCAGATGGCGCCGGAGGATCCTAAAGTCAGACTGGCACTGATTGATCTGGCGTTGGCTGAGAATAATACCGAACAGGCAATAACCTCTTTGCAGCAGTTGCTGGATGAGCACCCGGCGCAGATACCTGCACTGTCGAGATATTTTGATCTGATGCACCGCCAGGAGCAGAGTGATGAAGGTATATCGCGAATTCGAAAAGGACTTAACAGTCAACCGGATAACCTTCAGCTTAAAATATTACTTGCACATGCGCAGTTGCTGACAGGGAAGCCAGAGGAAAGTATTAAACTGCTGGTTCAGGAAAATGCCGACAAGGATTTACCGGTTAAATATTGGGATATTCTGGGGCAGTCTTACCTGCGCAGTAACAAAATAAAAGAAGCCATCAACCACTATGACGCCTGGCTGGAAGAGCATCCGCACAATCTTAAAGCGATAATGGGCAAACTGTTCCTGCTGGATATACAGAATCAGTTTGAGCAAGGTCTTGAACTGTCTAAAGAGGTCATGTCCCGTTATCCGGATGATGTACGGCTGTTGTCTGTGTATACCCATTTTCTGTTGATGACAGGTGATTTTGAAGAAGGTCGCAAACGTTTTGATACCTTGCCTGCAAAGGTTAAGGCAAGTCCTTTGGGGCGTGGTCTGCATGGCCGGTTACTGGCTGGGGAAGGTAAGTGTGCTGAGGCGCTGCCAAACATTCAGGCAGCCTACGAGGACAAACCCAATTACCGGCACCTGTCGCTGGCGGTTCGTTGCCTTAATCAACTTGATAAACGTGATGAGAGTTATCAGTTGTTAAGTGAGCATGCGGAGCGTATGCCCCAGGATCAGGCTTCACTGATGATGCTGGCGGAACGTGAAATCCCAAGAGATATGAACAAGGCCGCAGAGCGTTACAAACAGGTACTTGAACTTAACGACAGCAACTATCTGGCGCTCAATAATCTGGCCTATCTGCAAATGAAGCTGGGTAATCTGGATGATGCATTGGATAAAGCTCAGCGGGCACTGGCTCAAAGGCCTGAAGATCCGGCAGTGCTGGATACGGTTGCCCAGGTTCTGATTGCCAGAAAGAACCTTTCTGAAGCTGAAAAGTATCTTGCCAGAGCCGCTGAGAACAATAACGCCGCTGATGAAATATATCTTAACTATGTGGAGTTGTTGTTCGAGCGAGGCAGAACTGAACTGGCTAAACGCAAACTTGAGCAGCGTGAATATCGTCAGGAAAGTGCGATTAAGCGGGCTGATGAGCTGAAACAGAAACATCAGTAG
- the cysG gene encoding siroheme synthase CysG → MQYFPLFVDTTALNVLVVGAGEVAARKTELLLRTHASVTIVAPQACSTVERLIESHTNLEWIAREYQPEDLGDRQLVFVATNDRTLNQQISEQARARNLLVNVVDAPEQCGFITPSIIDRSPIIIAMSSGGVAPVLLRYLRQKLEADIPRSISRLGDFAQQFRDKVKRRFGNLTQRRYFWEAFFDGDIAEQVLKGNEERAGQLMEQHLAQAEPKITGQVYLVGAGPGDAELLTFRALRLMQKADVVVYDRLVSQEILDMVRRDAEKIYVGKAASNHILPQQDINQLLVSEAKAGKRVVRLKGGDPFIFGRGGEEIETLLEHRIEFEVVPGITAASGAASYAGIPLTHREHAQSVVFATGHLKDDSINLDWPALVQKGQTLVFYMGLTGLPVICRELIANGMDREMPIALIEQATTENQQVVTGTLADIERRAAHIKPPALIIVGTVVTLREKLNWFKSDSHQD, encoded by the coding sequence ATGCAATATTTTCCCTTATTTGTTGATACCACCGCGCTGAATGTACTGGTGGTTGGGGCAGGAGAAGTGGCTGCCCGTAAAACAGAGTTGCTGTTGCGCACCCATGCCAGCGTCACCATAGTGGCGCCACAGGCCTGCTCTACCGTTGAAAGACTGATTGAAAGCCATACCAATCTTGAATGGATAGCGCGGGAATATCAGCCAGAGGATCTCGGAGATAGGCAGCTGGTATTTGTGGCCACCAATGATCGCACCCTTAACCAACAAATCAGCGAACAGGCTAGAGCCAGAAACTTGCTGGTGAATGTAGTGGACGCCCCCGAGCAATGCGGCTTTATTACCCCTTCTATTATCGACCGCTCACCTATTATCATTGCCATGAGCAGTGGCGGCGTGGCACCAGTCTTACTGCGCTATCTGCGTCAGAAACTGGAAGCCGATATTCCCCGCAGCATCAGCCGTCTTGGCGACTTTGCTCAGCAGTTCAGGGATAAGGTAAAGCGGCGCTTTGGCAACCTGACTCAGCGCCGCTATTTCTGGGAAGCCTTTTTCGACGGTGATATTGCCGAACAGGTACTCAAAGGTAACGAAGAACGCGCTGGGCAATTGATGGAACAGCATTTAGCGCAGGCTGAGCCCAAGATAACAGGTCAGGTGTATCTGGTCGGCGCCGGCCCCGGTGATGCAGAACTTCTGACCTTTCGTGCCCTGCGTCTGATGCAAAAAGCCGATGTAGTGGTATATGACCGTCTGGTATCGCAGGAAATCCTGGATATGGTCCGCCGTGACGCAGAAAAAATTTATGTGGGTAAGGCAGCCAGCAACCACATTCTGCCACAGCAGGATATTAACCAGTTACTGGTCAGCGAGGCCAAAGCCGGTAAGCGAGTGGTGCGCCTGAAAGGCGGTGATCCCTTTATATTTGGCCGCGGCGGCGAAGAAATTGAAACCCTGCTTGAGCACCGGATTGAATTCGAGGTAGTGCCTGGCATTACGGCCGCCAGTGGTGCAGCCAGTTATGCAGGAATTCCTCTTACCCACAGGGAGCATGCCCAGTCAGTGGTGTTTGCTACGGGCCATTTGAAAGACGACAGCATTAATCTGGACTGGCCGGCGCTGGTGCAAAAAGGTCAGACTCTGGTGTTTTACATGGGTCTCACCGGCCTGCCGGTAATCTGCCGCGAGTTGATTGCCAATGGCATGGACAGGGAGATGCCTATCGCTTTGATTGAACAGGCCACCACCGAGAACCAGCAGGTGGTGACCGGCACCCTGGCTGATATTGAGAGGCGTGCAGCACATATTAAGCCACCGGCGCTGATCATTGTTGGTACTGTTGTTACACTGCGCGAGAAACTGAACTGGTTTAAGAGCGACAGTCATCAGGATTAG
- a CDS encoding transporter substrate-binding domain-containing protein, producing MQCRATVIWLALLVSLSAFKVFAQAATDETLIIGTKVAPPFVIKQENGDLSGISIELWQQVAENMGVDYRFEEAELDQLISGLESGRFDASVAALTVTASRESRVDFTHPYFTTGLAIATSKQSSGIWTIISGLFSWQFMVALAGLGGLLLAVGVVLWLFERKKNAGMFGGTPAQGIGASFWWAAVTMTTVGYGDKAPTTFAGRVVGLIWMFAAIILISSFTAAIATSLTVSQLETKITGADDLPNASIVSVGSSASAGYLQRNGIGFMQRTSLEAAIEEVARGKTDALVYDKPIMQYMARQTYPGKLAILPDILERQDYAIAVAEKSPLRESINQELLRVIATENWQQRLEYYLGQN from the coding sequence ATGCAATGCCGCGCAACGGTAATATGGCTGGCTTTACTCGTATCTTTGAGTGCTTTTAAGGTTTTCGCTCAGGCCGCCACAGACGAGACCCTGATCATTGGCACTAAAGTGGCACCACCTTTTGTGATTAAACAGGAAAACGGTGACCTGTCCGGTATCAGTATCGAATTGTGGCAGCAGGTCGCTGAGAATATGGGGGTCGACTACCGTTTCGAAGAGGCGGAGCTGGATCAGCTTATAAGCGGCCTGGAGAGCGGACGGTTCGATGCTTCTGTTGCTGCCCTGACGGTCACTGCATCCCGTGAGTCCAGAGTAGACTTTACTCATCCCTATTTTACGACAGGGCTGGCCATTGCTACCTCTAAACAGAGTAGCGGCATCTGGACTATCATTTCAGGGCTGTTTTCCTGGCAGTTCATGGTTGCTCTGGCCGGCCTGGGAGGACTGCTGCTGGCAGTGGGAGTAGTATTGTGGCTGTTTGAGCGTAAAAAGAATGCCGGGATGTTTGGCGGTACGCCCGCACAAGGCATCGGTGCCAGCTTCTGGTGGGCTGCGGTGACCATGACCACCGTTGGCTATGGTGATAAAGCACCGACGACGTTTGCAGGGCGGGTGGTAGGTCTTATCTGGATGTTCGCTGCGATTATTCTGATTTCCAGTTTTACTGCGGCTATCGCCACCAGTCTCACCGTCAGTCAGCTTGAGACTAAAATAACCGGTGCCGATGATTTACCCAATGCCAGTATTGTCAGTGTAGGCAGTTCAGCCAGCGCAGGTTATCTGCAAAGAAACGGTATTGGTTTTATGCAACGCACTTCATTAGAAGCGGCCATTGAAGAAGTCGCCAGAGGCAAGACCGATGCACTGGTGTATGACAAACCTATTATGCAGTATATGGCACGACAGACTTACCCCGGCAAGCTGGCAATCTTGCCAGATATTCTTGAACGTCAGGATTATGCTATTGCTGTAGCCGAAAAAAGTCCGCTCAGAGAATCCATTAACCAGGAGTTGCTCAGGGTTATCGCCACTGAGAACTGGCAACAGCGACTGGAGTATTATCTGGGTCAGAACTGA
- a CDS encoding TetR/AcrR family transcriptional regulator: MTDKSTILDKALQLGLERGWEELRLHDIADALDIPLADIAQHFSQKDDLVDAWFDRADQHLLSIKAESDWLALPAERRIEEVIWRWLEALAPYRRVTGQMLLYKLEPGHIHLQIGGVLRISRTVQWLMEAADLKARHLHRIRQEIALSTVFVSTFVHWLTDSSVHQQSCRQSLKRKLAVGAKLNIWK; this comes from the coding sequence ATGACGGATAAATCGACGATATTGGACAAGGCGTTGCAGCTTGGTCTGGAAAGGGGCTGGGAAGAGCTCCGCCTGCACGATATCGCTGACGCTCTGGATATTCCGCTTGCGGACATCGCTCAGCATTTCAGTCAGAAGGACGATCTGGTGGATGCATGGTTTGATCGCGCCGATCAGCATTTGCTCAGTATCAAAGCTGAATCCGACTGGCTTGCACTACCTGCTGAGCGGCGCATTGAAGAGGTGATCTGGCGTTGGCTCGAGGCATTGGCACCCTATCGGCGGGTTACCGGCCAGATGTTGCTTTATAAACTGGAACCGGGTCATATTCATTTGCAGATAGGCGGCGTTCTGAGGATCAGCCGCACCGTACAATGGTTGATGGAAGCGGCCGATCTTAAAGCCCGGCATCTGCACCGCATCCGCCAGGAAATTGCTCTGAGCACTGTGTTTGTGAGTACTTTTGTGCACTGGCTGACTGACAGTTCAGTGCATCAGCAGAGTTGCCGGCAAAGCCTTAAACGCAAACTGGCTGTGGGAGCAAAGCTGAATATCTGGAAGTAG
- a CDS encoding alpha-glucosidase family protein: protein MNQQPWWQGAVIYQIYPRSFQDSNGDGIGDLPGIISKLDYVASLGVEAIWISPFFRSPMKDFGYDISDYRDIDPMFGTMADFDALVEKASGLGIKLMIDQVLSHTSDQHEWFVQSRQSRDNDKADWYVWADAKPDGSPPNNWLSIFGGSAWQWEPRRCQYYLHNFLVSQPDLNFHNPSVREAVLDNVEFWLKKGVHGLRLDAINFCFHDQQLRNNPAKPAEERKGRGFSEDNPYAFQYHYFNNTQPENIGFVEELRGLLDRYPGTVALGEISSEDSLASMAEYTQGNRRLHMGYSFELLCDEFSAAYIRRTVEELEQKMLDGWPCWAISNHDVQRAVSRWNQNDSYQQDFARLLLAMVSSLRGSICLYQGEELGLTEAELRYEDLQDPYGITFWPNFKGRDGCRTPHPWQSDRPHAGFSEVKPWLPVPESHRTLAVELQEKQPDSVLNSFRHFMHWRKQQPALTSGSIEFLNAPEPILAFVRKTPQQSLLVCFNLSDDAVNCELDLQSVAVLNNQHGLSVGSLDNGRLSLPAYGCVFANLE from the coding sequence ATGAATCAGCAGCCATGGTGGCAAGGCGCCGTGATCTACCAAATCTATCCCCGCAGTTTTCAGGACAGTAACGGCGACGGCATAGGAGATCTGCCCGGTATTATCAGTAAGCTAGATTATGTGGCCAGTCTTGGTGTGGAAGCCATCTGGATTTCGCCCTTCTTCAGATCGCCAATGAAGGATTTTGGTTATGATATCAGTGATTATCGCGATATCGACCCGATGTTTGGCACTATGGCCGACTTCGACGCACTGGTAGAAAAAGCATCCGGGCTCGGGATTAAGCTGATGATCGATCAGGTGCTCAGTCACACCTCTGATCAGCATGAGTGGTTTGTGCAAAGCCGCCAGAGTCGCGACAATGACAAAGCGGACTGGTATGTGTGGGCCGATGCCAAACCCGACGGTTCACCACCGAATAACTGGCTGTCAATCTTTGGTGGCTCAGCCTGGCAATGGGAGCCACGTCGTTGTCAGTATTATCTGCATAATTTTCTGGTCAGCCAGCCGGATCTTAACTTTCATAACCCCAGCGTCCGTGAAGCGGTGCTTGATAATGTCGAATTCTGGCTCAAAAAAGGCGTGCATGGTCTGCGCCTGGACGCGATTAATTTCTGCTTCCATGATCAGCAATTGCGCAACAATCCGGCCAAGCCTGCCGAGGAGCGTAAAGGGCGTGGATTTAGTGAAGACAATCCCTATGCGTTCCAGTACCACTACTTTAACAATACACAGCCGGAAAATATTGGCTTTGTAGAAGAACTCCGGGGTCTGCTGGACAGATATCCCGGCACTGTGGCCTTAGGAGAAATCTCTTCGGAAGATTCTCTGGCCAGTATGGCCGAGTACACACAAGGCAATAGGCGCCTGCACATGGGTTACAGCTTCGAGCTTTTATGTGATGAGTTTTCTGCCGCCTATATTCGCCGCACCGTTGAGGAACTTGAGCAAAAAATGCTGGACGGCTGGCCCTGCTGGGCCATCAGTAATCATGATGTGCAGCGGGCAGTATCCCGCTGGAATCAAAATGACAGCTACCAGCAGGATTTTGCCAGGCTATTGCTGGCCATGGTTTCATCTCTGCGCGGCAGCATCTGTCTGTATCAGGGAGAAGAACTGGGCCTGACAGAGGCCGAGCTGCGCTATGAAGATTTGCAGGACCCATACGGCATCACCTTCTGGCCTAATTTCAAAGGCCGGGATGGCTGCCGGACACCTCATCCGTGGCAATCAGACCGGCCTCATGCCGGATTCAGTGAAGTGAAACCCTGGCTGCCGGTTCCCGAAAGTCACAGAACGCTGGCGGTAGAGCTGCAGGAAAAACAGCCTGATTCTGTACTGAACAGTTTTCGTCATTTTATGCACTGGCGCAAGCAACAACCCGCACTGACCAGCGGCAGCATTGAGTTTCTGAATGCACCGGAGCCGATACTGGCATTTGTGCGCAAAACCCCCCAACAGAGTCTGCTGGTGTGTTTTAACCTCTCTGATGACGCCGTAAATTGTGAGCTGGATCTTCAATCTGTTGCGGTTTTGAATAATCAGCATGGACTCAGCGTGGGTTCCCTGGACAACGGCAGGCTCAGCCTGCCTGCTTACGGCTGTGTATTTGCGAACTTAGAGTAA